The genomic segment GACCTTCCACATATTCAAACACGCCATATAGCAGGTTTTCGTCTACCTGGCCTTTATCCAGCAGCCGCACAATATGCGGGTGCTGCAGTTGACTGCTGAGCGAAGTTTCACGTTTGAACCGCTCAACGTAGCGATGCTTCTTGGCTTCGTCCAGGTGAGGCTCAAGTGCCAGAAACTTGATTGCCACGACCTGATCCGTGTTTTTATTCTTTGCTTTGTAAACTTTACCAAAGCCGCCTTCGCCTATCTTGTGGATGAGCTCATATTGCGTCGACTGAAAGCGATCCTGAATGTAAGGATCAGAAAATTGAGTTAGTGGCATAGTCTTTTATTTTTATCTAATTTGTTAACAGGGCTCGAACCTAAGCTCTAAATTATTGTTAAGAATTACGATTATTACAATGTTTTTTCAACATCCTTGCCATTACTATCTTTTTATTTGACATCAGACAGATTTCACTAAGATGAAGGTTGTATCGATTATCGGCAACTTATCTCGTTACTTGAGTAAATTTCAACAATTTCAATAGTTACTGATTGGTCTGAAGCATGCTGTCGTTCTTGCCGGTAATCTTCACCGATTATCAATAGAGGGTCAAATGCTTCTGGCTTAGTATTGAGATAAATTACCAAGGAAAAGTGCTAAATTACTACGTTTTTGACAGGTTCCAGTACTTAATTGGTATATGTTGCTTGAAGTGTAATATAGTGTAATATCTAATTATTCAGTAGTTTGTAATAATAAACCAGTTTTTCGGTCGCTAATGGTGTATAAAGATGGAACGTCGTACTTTTCTTAAAACAAGCTCATACTTATGTGCGGGTGGTGTATTGCCTGTCAGTGCGATTGCCGCGGATAGCACTTCATTTACATTTTCAGAGCAGGACACGCAACGTGTGAGTAGCGAGCTGCTAGACACACTGGCAATTGAAGCGCCTAAAGTCTCAATAGAATCTCCCAATGGAGATGCTGTGCAACTCACCTTAAAACCCGCTGTGGCAAGACGCTATAACTCACAAATCTTTATTTACTTTGAGACGAGCAGTGAGATACACGTATTCGACTTGTCTGGTAACCCTAGCGGAACGATTAAATTGCCGCAAGGATTTAGCAGTCTTAACGATTTTGCCATAGAGCCAAATCAGCAATTGCTTTATCTCATTGAAAGAGGTCAGCATTGTGTCACCGTAGCAAATTTTTATGGTGAAAAACTCGCAGAGATCAGCGAGTTTGGTACTGAACTTGATGGCCAGTTAAACGGACCTAAGAAAATTACACTAGATACCCATGGCCACATTCATATTCTTGAAATGGGCACTGCCAGCATCAAAGTATTCAGTAACAATGGCGTATTTTTATACTCGTACGGTCGTTCACGGTTAGGCAAAAAGCCGCTGTACAGATCACTGGATGGGACTCAACATATCCTGGTTTCAGGAGGCAAACTAAACGACCGAAAATGGGTTTTTAATATCGATACTCGCAAATTCTCGGCACTCAACTAGACTGAACAGTGAACGCTGACAGGCGTTACAGACGACACTAAGATATGTCAGGTAACGCCTTGTATTCACGGAAATATTATACTTAGGTAGCGCCCTATGGAAAAACATCAGATGCATAATGTGTCAGTGACAGATTATGCAGACCCAAAAATTGACCAACTCTTAAAACACACCGTCCGAAATCAGCTTGAATCTTTGCTTAAAGCCAAGCTCACCACCGCACAAAGGCAACAGGCGCTTACCCAGAGCTTTGTCGATGCGATGGCACTCATATTTAGCACCACGCAAGCAACTCACGCGCAGCTTACAGCTGCTTTCGAAGCCATGTACGAACATGCTTTGCAGTCAATGTCGATGGCTGAACTCAGTGAAGAGCTATTGACTCGTCAATATATTGCACCGACGGGTCTGATCATGTCTCCTTATAATAGTCGCCATACTATTAAAGACATATACCGTATTCAGGGTTATGCAAAAGGCATTGATAAAGCAATACGGGGCATGCTATCTCATAAGGACTCTGTCACTATTTTGTACCCTGCCTGTGGCCCATTTGCACCTTTGATATTGCCTTTGCTCAGTTACTACAAAAATCATAACGAATTTAACCATGAGCAAATTAAGGTGCTATTTGTAGATACCCACCCAGGTGCCATTGTAACGCTCAAACAGTTGATTGATGATTTGCAATTAGGTGAATTTGTCGCAGATATCATTGAAGAAGACGCCACGGTATATGAACCAGAGCAGGCTGTGGACTTACTTGTGCTTGAAGCCATGCAGCATGGTTTTACGCGTGAAGGGCAGCTGGCCATTGCAAAACACTTAGTTAAATTCCTGACCCTTGATGGCTGGATGATCCCACGTTCCGTATCGATTAAAGGCATGATGATCCACGGCGAAACGGAATATAATCAGCAGTGGAAAGACGCCGAGTATTGTCACTCAGACCATTTGCGTGATAGCGCCATAAATGAGCGTGTTGAACTGGGCGAGCTGATGCGTATTGATAAGTCTGCGTTGTTAGAAATGACAGAGATAGAACTTGAGGATGATATCCGGGTTGTTGCGGCGAATACAATCACAATACCAACAGGCGTAGAAGATATGTCGACCCGTATTTTGGCTATTTATGCTCAAATCAACACGTTTGGTGAAGAAGGGCTGGATCAATATGACTCCGGCATTACGCACCCTAAACCTGATATGAACTTTTATGTTGATGCCCGACCGCGAGAGCTTGAACACACGCATTTTGTCGCCAATAGCGGCGATACAGTGCAATTCTATTATCAGTTGAGTGGCATGCCCGGATTTGTTCCGGTAAAAGCATAGGAGATGACCATGGAAGTTAAATATGCTTTATTCAGCGGCAGTTGCTTGTGCCTGACCGCTGTACAGTACCTACTGCAAAGAGGTCAACTTAGCTGTGTTGTTTTGATTGAAGCTGAACCCAATCCGGATCTCGTTCAGTTGCAGCGTTTTTTGCACCACCATCAAATTCCCATGCTGCAATATAAAACAGAGTCTGACGACGCCTTGATTGCCGATCTCGACAGGTTGGGTGCAAACAGTGGCATAGCCTATTTGTTCAAACATAAGCTGCGCGCCAAGTTGATAAATTTTTTTGCAGGTGACGTACTTAACATTCACCCCAGTGCACTGCCTGATTATCGCGGCCCAATGCCTGTGTTCTGGCAACTTAAGAATGGCGCAGACACCGTAAGACTGACTTTACACAAAGTCGCTGAGCAGCTTGATACTGGCGATATTGCTACACACATTGATTTACCTGTACACCCTTTTGATACTTCGCAATGTTTTCATCAGAAGATAGCCCAGGCCGTTCCCGCATTGCTTGAACAGTTTGCTCAGCAGCAGGCCGCAGGTACTTTGAACTGGCAAGCGCAAAGTGAACATATCGAAATTGATGGTGAGCAGTGTGAACCTCGTTATGCAGCGCATGTGCAGGTGGAAGATTTATTGATCGACTGGCGACATCATACCAGCACCGAGATTGTGAACCTGGCGCGTGCAGCAAATGCCGAATTGGGTGGTGCCCGGTTTAAATTTCGTGAAGGCATGCTGCAGCTTATGCAAGCCAGTAGTATGGAGTATAAGCTGGCAGGCATTAAGCCAGGCACGATTTTAGAGCTCGACAGGAGCAAAGGGCTATTAGTTAAAACGGTTGATGGCGCGATTCGACTGGATACGATTTTAACCGAGCAAGGTATTTTTGATGGTTATCGGTTTGCTGTGCTGTTTGGACTTGAACCTGGTTTAGAAGTGGCAGCCTCATCTGAGGGCAGAATGTAGGGTTCTAAAATTAGTTGTTTTGATTGAGGTATATCAATTGCAAACCTATACCTTTGGACTAAATTTTACAATGGTAGCTTAGTTGAGAAGGACTTGTGAGTGGCCAAGCCGATGTACTTATTATCCTGCATTTCTAACTATGCTCTGAACTTTAACTCAGAAGCGAGATAGATATGAATATAAAGATCAATCTGACCAACCGATATGGTTATGATCTTACGCTGTTTCCATACAATGGAGGCGTTACGCCAAGTGGTGAAGGGCAGCGTATTGCGAAAGTTGAAGGCACTGGCGAGATAGTTGTCGCACAGGGAGAGAGCAGTATTTTAGAAGTTCCCGGAATGGGCAGCTTGTTAGTCCAGTTTTTGGGAGAGCAAAAGCTCGTAGATTGCCATGAAAGGTTCTGTGATAGCCCCAGTGAATTTGATGGCTATCCTTTAATGGCACTGTTACGTTATAAAACCACAGAATTATACTGGCGGTTTTCAGATAGCGATGATCCAGCAGAATTGAACGTCAGTATCAATGATATCGGTACAGTTTGTCTTGATAAAGTATTGAGCGGAGAAGCGCGCAGGGTGCAGTTACCTGAGTTTTTCATCCCTCCTGTTTTTACACCTCATTTACCAGAAGGAAACCCTGACTGATCCCGAGCAATGATTGCTCGGCAATATATAAGCCGTGCAGGCAAAGCAGTAATTAAAGTAGTAGGTGCGAACTCGTCGCAACAAGTCGATAAATCACTGAGTGAATTTTAGTGGTACTGAGCGTTTATCGTTAAAGGGTATGTTTACGATTTAAAGAGGAATTCATATGTCTACTGACCCGTATATTGGCTCAATGGGTACCTTCGGCGGTGCTTTTACAATCAGAAATTTTGCAATGTGTTTAGGCCAGACTATGGCTATTTCACAAAATCAGGCGTTATTTGCGTTAATCGGAACCATTTATGGCGGTGATGCGCGTACTACATACGCGTTGCCAGATCTGCGCGGTCGCAGCCCTGTGGGCGCTGGTGTGCGCCCAGGTGGTATGGACTATCGTCAAGGTGAAAGACAAGGTACTGAACTGGTAGGTATTGAGATTATTCATATGCCTGCGCACTCTCATACTGCGATTTTTACGCCGCTGGGTGGTACAAATCCTGTAAGTGGCACGCTACAGGTCGCTACTAATGCGGCCAACACTAAGACCCCTGATAGCAGCTCTTACATAGCAGCAAATAATAGTGAAGGTTTCTTCAAAGCAGGTTTTGAGTCAGCAAATCTGACAACTATTGAGGGGTTAACCGTATCCGGTGGTGGTTCAGCAGGAGGGACTGTCACTGTCACTAACACGGGTGGCTCTGCACCTTTGAATATATTAAACCCGGTATTACCGGTTAACTGGCTGATTGCAACAGACGGGGTATTCCCTCCTCGTAACTAATCAGTGCAGGATGTGGGCTGGGCATATATAGTGCCGGCCCGCTTTTGTGTTTGATAATCATCAAATTGCGTTGAAACTAAAGTAAATATTAAAACAATAAAGTGTCACTGGACCAGGTAAAATAACGGAGTAGTAAGATGAGATTAAGTAAAGTTGCCACCGCCGTCACATCGGCTGGTATATCCGCAGCATTGTTTTCCGGTAATATCTGGGCAGGCCAAAAAGTACTGGATTATTCCTCCGGTACAGGTACGCCAACGGATGTGAGAGACGGTGCTAGTGGCGTCCCGGATATTTCTCTTGATTCGGCCGGCGCGGTTACTTTTATTCTGGATGGCGGAGAGAGCGGAGACAATTATACAGCAGAGAGTTTTGCTGTGGCCTTTAGCTCGTTTTATGCGACCGGTTTTATCGGTAACTCAGGAGCCAGTGCGACTGACAAAGGCTATAAGCTCCTTGAAAACTCTGGTACACACTTTAGTTTTGATGGCATTACCTTCGTTCGGGCTGGAGATACTGATGCGGAGCGTAGGGTTAGGTTTACGGGTTTTAAAGACGGTGCGCAAACGGTCACCGTGGACTTAACACCTCCGGTAGCATCAGGGGTCGGTACAACTTTTAGCTTTACACGTAGTAGTGATTTTAATAATGCACTTTGGCAAGATATCGACACTTTAATTATCACATTCCCTGATACAGACCCCGCCAGTGCTTATGATTCTCGTCTTGCTATACGTAATATTACTCTGGATGATGCAGTAGCGTCGGATTCAACGGCACCTATTTTTGTCAGTGCAAGTTCAACGCCTAATGATAATGCGACGAATGTCTCTGTTAGTAACAACATTGTCATCGCCTTTGATGAAAACCTTGCACTTGCCAGTGGTAATATCACCATTCGTAACGTTACCGACAATAGCGACTTTGAGGTATTTGATGTCGCGAGCGAAAGTGATGGTAATACTGCTTCTCCCGGTGCAGGGCGGGTCAGTATTTCAAGCGATAAAGTTTACCTTAATCCAACCAGTGATTTAACCGGCAACCGGACATACGCTATCCGGATTGACTCAGGTGCGATAACAGATACATCCAGCAACGTCTTCACGGGGATCAGTGACGACACCACCTTTAACTTCAGTACAGCCAATACAACACCGGTTGTTGACCTGGACACGGGCAGTGGCAGTAGCGACAGCAGCGCCAGTTTTTCTGAGGGCAGTGGCGCAGTTAACATTGCCAGCAGTGCCTCTGCAACAGATGCAGACAGTGACACCATAAAAACCATAACAATAACACTGACCAATGATCAGGATGGTGCATCTGAAGGTCTGAATGTAACGGCCGCCGCGCAAAATGCCCTGACTGGTGTGTCGGGTGCCTCTGATATCACCTTGCAGGATACCATTTCAATCACGGGCGCAACGGCAACGCCTGCTGAAGTCACCACTTTCCTTCAGGCTATTACTTATAATAATACTTCGAGCACGCCAAACGAAACAGCACGTACCGTGAGCGTGGTGATCAACGATGGCTCTG from the Pseudoalteromonas sp. R3 genome contains:
- a CDS encoding formyltransferase family protein, producing the protein MEVKYALFSGSCLCLTAVQYLLQRGQLSCVVLIEAEPNPDLVQLQRFLHHHQIPMLQYKTESDDALIADLDRLGANSGIAYLFKHKLRAKLINFFAGDVLNIHPSALPDYRGPMPVFWQLKNGADTVRLTLHKVAEQLDTGDIATHIDLPVHPFDTSQCFHQKIAQAVPALLEQFAQQQAAGTLNWQAQSEHIEIDGEQCEPRYAAHVQVEDLLIDWRHHTSTEIVNLARAANAELGGARFKFREGMLQLMQASSMEYKLAGIKPGTILELDRSKGLLVKTVDGAIRLDTILTEQGIFDGYRFAVLFGLEPGLEVAASSEGRM
- a CDS encoding tail fiber protein: MSTDPYIGSMGTFGGAFTIRNFAMCLGQTMAISQNQALFALIGTIYGGDARTTYALPDLRGRSPVGAGVRPGGMDYRQGERQGTELVGIEIIHMPAHSHTAIFTPLGGTNPVSGTLQVATNAANTKTPDSSSYIAANNSEGFFKAGFESANLTTIEGLTVSGGGSAGGTVTVTNTGGSAPLNILNPVLPVNWLIATDGVFPPRN